A stretch of the Bacillota bacterium genome encodes the following:
- a CDS encoding YfhL family 4Fe-4S dicluster ferredoxin gives MGPKFFSGDEKELSLRNRKRYSQSRPIQGREENVLAFKITTDCIACGACEPECPNNAISPGDENYVINPDRCTECVGFFDEQQCALVCPVDACVKDPDKAESKDELMQKKVKLHGK, from the coding sequence GTGGGACCGAAGTTTTTCTCCGGCGACGAAAAGGAATTATCCCTTCGAAACCGAAAAAGATATAGTCAGTCACGGCCGATTCAAGGAAGGGAGGAGAACGTTTTGGCCTTTAAGATCACCACCGATTGCATCGCTTGCGGCGCTTGCGAACCCGAATGCCCGAACAACGCAATCAGCCCGGGTGATGAGAACTACGTGATCAACCCGGATCGTTGCACTGAATGCGTTGGTTTCTTCGATGAGCAGCAGTGCGCCCTGGTCTGCCCGGTCGACGCCTGTGTCAAGGACCCGGACAAGGCGGAGAGCAAGGACGAGCTGATGCAAAAAAAGGTCAAGCTGCACGGCAAATAA
- a CDS encoding methyl-accepting chemotaxis protein: protein MVFLGFVGCLGAGFFFGWLFARGSGRRAVAPAVDETMPGARSVGRQAQAEPADGRPGESTPPAPVWPLELASLPGTVRQLQDRLGQAAGSAGQMKDHLATVLRLVGEVNGALEQVGVSAKEQATDYNSTSDLANQMSERMTRVESEAQALGEAAGRTLEAARGGGRAVRTTVEGMEQIKTTVYASADRMSQLAGDSRRIGEISEVIGELAGQTNLLALNAAIEAARAGEHGKGFAVVADEVRKLADKSGGAAKQIAELVVGISRATREAAAAMEQATHHVDDEFGLMAGPAEALGDIQATAEKTSSRATGIVEQVALNSRDIDGLRRAIEDLRAITGKNAATAAELAEANWFSTALRGLEAAGAEVEAALADGHGLAEEMLERLEAVAGQGGQDVRPKT from the coding sequence GTGGTCTTCCTCGGGTTCGTCGGTTGCCTCGGAGCCGGCTTCTTCTTCGGTTGGCTGTTCGCCCGAGGCTCCGGCCGGCGAGCCGTCGCGCCGGCGGTCGACGAGACGATGCCGGGTGCCCGGTCCGTCGGCAGACAAGCCCAGGCCGAGCCAGCCGACGGCCGCCCGGGCGAGTCCACGCCGCCCGCACCGGTTTGGCCACTCGAACTGGCTTCGCTGCCGGGAACCGTGCGGCAGTTGCAGGACCGGCTCGGCCAGGCCGCCGGCAGCGCCGGTCAGATGAAGGACCACCTGGCCACGGTACTGCGTCTGGTAGGCGAGGTCAATGGGGCTTTGGAGCAGGTCGGCGTATCGGCCAAAGAACAGGCGACAGACTACAACTCGACCTCCGACCTGGCCAATCAGATGTCCGAGCGGATGACCAGGGTCGAGTCCGAGGCACAGGCTCTCGGAGAAGCCGCCGGCCGGACCCTCGAAGCGGCGCGGGGCGGCGGCCGGGCGGTGAGGACAACGGTCGAGGGCATGGAGCAGATCAAGACCACCGTTTACGCCAGCGCCGACAGGATGAGCCAACTGGCTGGGGATTCACGGCGCATCGGCGAGATCAGCGAGGTCATCGGCGAGCTCGCCGGGCAGACCAATCTTCTGGCCCTCAATGCGGCCATCGAGGCGGCTCGTGCCGGTGAGCACGGCAAGGGGTTCGCCGTAGTCGCCGATGAAGTGCGCAAGCTGGCCGATAAGTCGGGTGGGGCGGCCAAGCAAATCGCCGAGTTAGTCGTCGGCATCAGCCGCGCGACGCGCGAAGCAGCGGCCGCGATGGAGCAGGCGACCCATCATGTCGATGACGAGTTCGGGCTGATGGCCGGGCCGGCCGAAGCCCTCGGGGACATCCAGGCGACGGCTGAGAAGACGAGTTCCCGCGCCACCGGGATCGTCGAGCAAGTGGCCCTCAACTCGCGGGACATCGATGGTCTCCGCCGGGCCATCGAGGACCTCCGGGCGATCACCGGCAAGAACGCGGCCACCGCGGCCGAACTGGCCGAAGCCAACTGGTTTTCGACCGCCCTGCGAGGGCTCGAGGCGGCTGGCGCGGAGGTCGAAGCCGCCCTGGCCGACGGCCATGGGCTGGCCGAGGAGATGTTGGAACGGCTGGAGGCCGTCGCCGGTCAGGGCGGTCAAGACGTGAGACCAAAGACCTGA
- a CDS encoding acylphosphatase: MKAGVNLIISGHVQGVSFRYHMALRAQALGLTGWVKNRPDGQVEVVAEGDEDGLRSLTGWCRHGPPGACVAGVKVRAEAYTGDFKDFRISG; the protein is encoded by the coding sequence ATGAAGGCCGGGGTCAACCTCATCATCAGCGGGCACGTCCAGGGGGTCTCCTTCCGATACCACATGGCCTTACGGGCGCAGGCCCTGGGCTTGACCGGTTGGGTCAAGAACCGGCCGGACGGGCAGGTCGAGGTCGTCGCCGAGGGTGATGAGGACGGGCTGCGGTCCCTCACCGGATGGTGCCGGCACGGCCCTCCGGGGGCCTGCGTGGCCGGCGTGAAAGTCCGGGCGGAGGCCTACACCGGCGACTTCAAAGACTTTCGGATCAGCGGCTGA